TTGCTCTTCAAAGTATTGGGTGGGGTGCACACTTTTAACGAGGTTTTCTCCCACAGAGGAAATTTAGTAGCTGCTGTGGAGACCAGGCCACCTGGGGCTGCTCTGCAAAGCACACACCAGGAGGGTGTGCAGTTTTGACAAGGTGTATGTCTCCTCCACAGGAAGTTGGGAAGTGCAGTGTTGGCAATGTTTGCATCATTCTTCTGGGAAGGCACCCACAGTACCAGGACTGAGGTAGGCCCAGCTGGAGGGGGCAGGGTATGATGTAAGCAAGTTAGGAAGTCAGTGCCACCTGCTGCACTGGTTCTGGTAGGTGGCTTTGTGATTATGCTGAAgacaaggagagggaagggagggaaatggcacctgctACCTCCTCTGTTTCTGGAGAAGTTGCTCCGGGAACTCTGAGATGAGTAACTAACTCTCCCTCCCATATGCcccaggcacttttcaaactTGTTTCTAAACTTTATCTCCATAGACTATTGTGCTATCTTTTTAAGGATGGGTTCAGCTCCTAAAGTTCCAGGCTTGAACATCTCCAGTCCTAAGGTTGTGGGCTCCAGAAGATATGTTTTTGCACATAAAAACCTATGTAGTGCAGCCCTGGAGCATAGGATCTGGAGCTCAGACACTGAGGCTGCCTGCACTTGCTCTTCAATCTATGCCAAGATTCCCCACTTTGTACAGTAGTGGGGAAGATGATATCTCCCTTCACAGAGGATAAGGAGATGTAAATCTATTTCaggaagtgattttttaaaaaatattttatttatttatttatttatttatttgagagagagaaggcaagctTGAGCTGGGGTAGTGTGGGAGGGGGCAAAGagtgaaggttttttttaaatattttatttatttgagagagagagaaggagcacgcGCAGGGGataacagcagagggagagggagaagcaggctccctgctaaggaggaccctgggaccatgcatgacaagccgaaggcagatgcttaaccgagtaagccacccaggtacctctcaagaactgatttttaaaaatcacattcacttttttttccctagaactTCCTTttgtataattataattttttaaattttattttatttttccctaaaactTCGAATGTTAAAAATGAGACATATTCATTATAGAAAGTTTGTAAAATACAGAAGTGtgtaataaggaaaataaaagttaccTGTAATGTTGCAAAGTGTTAACTTTTTGTATGGCAAAAAATCAAACTATATTGCTCTTGAGAGATCAAGTAACCTTTTATTCCTCCTCCATTTTCATGTTTCTGACTGAATATAATAGGGTGTTATTGAAcgactataaagaaaaataataattttacttttttttttttaagtaggctccatgcccagcatggagcccaacacaaggcttaaACTCAAGACTGAattgagatcaagacttgagctgagggggacccctgggtggcgcggcggtatagcgcctgcctttggcccagggctctatcctggagacccgggatcgaatcccacgtcgggctcccggtgcatggagcctgcttctccctctgcctgtgtctctgcctctctctctctctctctctgtgtgactatcataaataaataaaaataaaaaaaaaaaaaaaaaagacttgagctgagggcagccagggtggctcaagcagtttagtgccgccttcggcccagggcctgatcctggagacccaggattgagtcccacgtcaggctccttgcatggcctgctctccctctgcctgtgtctctgcttctctctctcctctctgtgcattctcagaaataaataaataaaatctttaaaaaatatatttaaaaaaaaaagagctgagatcaggagttgaaCACTTaaaactaactaagccacccaggcactcccaaaataataataataataataataatagtaatagtaataatagtaatagtaataatgttCTAAGCTTTAAGTCCCACTGGTTGTGAGAACACACAAAATACAGCCCCTCTGATTCTCAAAGCCAAATGCTAGAGGGATGCATCTTCCCCATGCAGGCTTCTGAGTGCTGTAATCTGTTTCTTGATGTTCTCAGTGCCCAGTGGCTCCCTCCCCCTGGCGGTCAGACCTGCTAGGTTTAGCTCcccactgtgtctctgcccttcctaacATCTTCAGTGTGGCCTTGtctctatacttttttttaagtttatttatttattttaatctctacactcaatgtgaggctcaaattcacaaccccaagatcaagagtcccatgctctactgactgagccagcttcCCACCTCTTGTCTCTACGTTGGTTGTAGAGTTTGTTCTACCAGTCTTTGAGTAGTTTTCTGATTATTTGCCCTTTTGTGAGttttatctagttgtatccatgggatgAGGTGAATTATTGACATCCTACTTGCCATCTTCCCacaaaaatttttagttttaatataggctgctttttttttttcttgcctgggCTTTTGATGTCTTATCCTCCAgtaatcttttaaacaaatttatatcCTTTCATTGTCTGGTTTATAATCATTTGATGGTTCCCTTTTTCAGACTTCTTAATGATCTGGTCTCTGCATTCTTTAATCTTTCCACTTACTAATATCGCTACCCAAATGTACTTATCAAGTTGTTCTGAATTACTACAGAGCTCTGAGCATTCTCTGAGCACCATGCTCTCTAACGTGTCATATCTTTACACTTGGCTagttccagttctttctttcttttcattaaactCCTTTTCATTCACCTTTTAGGACTTCTCTAAGTAACTTCTTGTAGAAGACTTCTTTGACTTTTCCCGGTTAGGTGACTTCCTTGGCCTTCCATTGTTTACTTCTCCTGTAATGTTTATCACACTGTTTCGATTGTTGGCTCACCTGTTAACTAGCCCTCCAGATAGACTATACATTCCTTAAAGGGAGGGGCCCTACACCTGTCTTGTCATCTGCTGCTCAAATTTGGCTGAACAGCTGAACAGGGATCTCTGCCACTTTAGCTGCTTTGACCCGGAGCAAACTAAACCCTttgggccttggttttctcataaGATTATTGTGATGATAAACTAAGATTATGTTTGTAAAGCAGAGGTTGCTTGCCAGTAAATGTTCAACAAAAATTAGCTGTTATTATCATCAACATATTGAATGGATATTTCAAACACTAATCTGTTGTATGACTTTGGACAAAATTCTTAAACTCCCAgggcctatttttctttttcttttctttttttttttttttgcgtgagCAGGTAAGCTTTATTTCTACTCTCAAACTCTTACGACTTTGCATGAAGTCCTCATCCCTAATCTGAGAGATGGCAGGAACTATACTATATACCACATACACACTATAGGCCACATACACACTATACGCCACAACACAGTGATGTCCCACTCCCGTTGGGGGAAGGGCGCTTACACTACGTACTTTTGGAGATACCCCAAAGGTTGTCTGGCACTTTGGTATAGAAACGATTTGGTCCAATTTCTTACTGGCTCAGAATAGTAAAAGGCACATAGAGTTGGTTGCTCAGCTCCTCGGGGTAGCGTGGAACAGAAGGTAGACGGGGTCTGGGACAGAAGGGCAGACCTCCGGGGTGGGCTCGGGGTCTGGACGAGAGAGGTAGTTGATCCTGGGCGGCCACAGGGTGGCTGAGGGCAGCCCGAGTGCTCAGGCTGCGTAGATGCTGCTCTCGTGTTTTTCGTCTGCCCAGTCCACCAGCTCACTGCTCTGAAACCATAGCTGGATCTCCCTCGGGGACTTCTCCACGGAGTCACTGGCATGAATGATGTTCCTGCTGATGTGGATGCTGAAGTCCCCCCTGATGGTGCCGGGGGCGGCCTCAGCTGAGTCGGTGTGTCCTATCATGGTCCTTGAGGAGCAGACCACATTGGGGCCTTCCCAGACCAAGGCCACCATGGGGCCGGAGGTCATGTAGCTGATGAGCGCTGGGTAGAAGGGCTTCCTCTGCAGGTCATGGTAGTGCTCAACAAGGACTCTCTCTGGTGCCTGCAGCATCTTCATCCCCACCAGCTTGAAGCCCCTCCTCTCAAAGCAGGGGATCACATTCCCCACAAGCCGCCGCTGCACCCCATCGGGCTTAACTGCAGCCAGGGTCCGCTCTCGAGTCCAGGAGGACCCTCCCGAGTTGGGGCGCGCGAGCAGGCTCGGCCGGGGGGCCCGCGGGCCACTCAGCAGCCCCGGCAGTGGGCGCGCCCCAAGACGCCGCCGCGCATGACCCTGCCCTGCGGGCCGCTGgcccctatttttctttctgtaaaatgaaCTCTTTGACCTGGATTATCTaccacagtggttctcaaactagGCTGCACATTTCAGTCATctggggagttttaaaaatactgatgtctAGGTCCCTCTCcaaaagattctgatttaattggtgtGAGGTACCGCCTGGcatgggtattttttaaaagctcccctgGTGATTCTAAAGTTCAGCCAGAAtagagaaccactgatctaaagTTTCTTCCAGATATAACACACTAGAAAGTTGAGCTGCCAGGATTCCTTAGAGGCAGGGGAATGGAATGTCTCCCAGCATTCTCTTGCTATCACCCTTTGTTAGTTTAGCAGGAAGCATTCTTGGGCAGACTTACTAAGCTGCAACTCCAAGAGTATTTGTGGACTCCTGTATGTTTAATTCTTAGGAGCTCACTCCCTTCTGGAGAGACCTGGGAGACCAGGGCTCTGAGAGAGAACAGATCATCTCTTCCCTATCACACTGCTCTAACCCAAGGCCTAGCAGTCTACCCTGGAGTGTTGTGCTATGGAGTCCTAGTCAGGCCAAAGGAAAGGGTGGAGGGAAGTATCCTTGGTATAAACTTAGGAAGGGATCTTGGGGCCCTGACCAGAAGGGGGTGAGGTCTCAGAGTTAACAAATACCTACTCCTTTACAGTGCTTCAATACCATAttcataaacattatttatttgatttccaAAACAACCTGGAGGAATGCAGAGCAGGTATTGCTGCCTCCATTTTGTAAAAGAGTAAAGTATGTCTCTGAATGGTTGAGGGCCTGACCAAAAGTACACAGTAGATTAGCAACAGAGTCAGCATGACAGTCCCTGTCCCCTGACTCTTCTTCCTGGACGCTCTCATTATGTTTGGGAGGAAATACTGCACGCTCAGTGTGAGGTAATAGAAAACAGACGTTGTTCTCTTTACCTGGTTCCTGGAACAGAGCTCCTGAACCCCTTGTAACTCCCTGGATGAGGGCTGGTTGCTGGAAAGAgtaagccatgattagaagctggGAATTTTCAGcccctttcttcattcttttaagaaGGGCAAGGGACTGAAAATGGAGTTAATGATCAATCATGCCTGTGTGATGAAGCCTCCAGAAAAAcgtggggttcagagagcttccagctTGGTGAACACATCCACGTACTGGGAGCATGGCACTCTGACTCCACGGGGATAAAAGCTCTTGTACTTAggaccctcccagacctcaccctatgtatctcttcctcGGGCTCTTCACTTTTatcatatcttttaataaactggtaaatgcaAGTAggtgtttctctgagttctgtgagtggCTGAAGCAAATAATCAAATCCAAGTGAG
This portion of the Vulpes lagopus strain Blue_001 chromosome 2, ASM1834538v1, whole genome shotgun sequence genome encodes:
- the LOC121476836 gene encoding nucleoside diphosphate kinase, mitochondrial-like; translation: MAYSFQQPALIQGVTRGSGALFQEPGKENNVCFLLPHTERAVFPPKHNESVQEEEKKNRGQRPAGQGHARRRLGARPLPGLLSGPRAPRPSLLARPNSGGSSWTRERTLAAVKPDGVQRRLVGNVIPCFERRGFKLVGMKMLQAPERVLVEHYHDLQRKPFYPALISYMTSGPMVALVWEGPNVVCSSRTMIGHTDSAEAAPGTIRGDFSIHISRNIIHASDSVEKSPREIQLWFQSSELVDWADEKHESSIYAA